A DNA window from Leptospira selangorensis contains the following coding sequences:
- a CDS encoding zinc-dependent alcohol dehydrogenase family protein codes for MGEIQKPNLKEGHVLVKVKATSVNPVDYKIRKFGPAISPQLPAILHGDVSGIIEEIHEKETFWKVGDEIFGCAGGVIGNGGALAEYMLVDSKLIAKKPKNISFEEAAALPLVSITAWEGLFDKGKISAGDKILITGGAGGVGHIAVQLAKWAGARVISTATGESKKKLVLSLGAEAVADRNIESIRETAKRIFGTNEFDLGLDTAGGEGFQTAIQSVKIKGKAITINGSGSFDLSVAHSKSLDLSIVFMLLPLLKGEGREYHGKILTEISRLVESGILKPILDSEIFDWKEIGKAHQKLEDGKAIGKIAVRIGN; via the coding sequence ATGGGAGAAATTCAGAAACCGAACCTGAAAGAAGGACACGTTTTGGTTAAAGTAAAAGCTACCAGCGTAAATCCTGTAGATTATAAAATTAGAAAGTTTGGACCGGCGATTTCCCCCCAATTACCCGCAATTCTACATGGTGATGTTTCAGGCATTATAGAAGAAATTCATGAGAAAGAAACATTTTGGAAAGTAGGTGATGAAATTTTCGGATGTGCGGGAGGAGTTATCGGAAACGGGGGAGCATTGGCGGAATACATGCTTGTGGATTCCAAATTGATCGCTAAAAAACCTAAGAACATAAGTTTTGAAGAAGCGGCAGCTCTACCCTTAGTTTCTATCACGGCATGGGAAGGTCTCTTCGATAAGGGAAAAATTTCTGCCGGAGATAAAATCCTGATTACAGGAGGAGCCGGGGGAGTAGGTCATATTGCGGTTCAATTAGCGAAATGGGCAGGAGCAAGAGTGATCTCCACTGCTACGGGCGAGTCCAAGAAAAAATTAGTTTTATCTTTGGGAGCCGAAGCTGTCGCTGATAGAAATATTGAGTCGATTCGAGAAACTGCAAAACGAATATTCGGAACGAATGAATTCGATTTAGGATTAGATACAGCAGGCGGAGAAGGTTTTCAAACCGCAATACAATCGGTAAAGATTAAAGGTAAAGCGATTACGATTAATGGAAGCGGTTCTTTCGATTTATCCGTTGCCCATTCCAAAAGTTTAGATTTGAGCATAGTTTTTATGCTTCTTCCTCTTTTAAAAGGAGAAGGTAGAGAATATCACGGAAAGATCCTAACAGAAATCTCTAGACTCGTTGAATCAGGGATCTTGAAACCGATCCTAGATTCTGAAATTTTCGATTGGAAAGAAATAGGAAAAGCTCATCAAAAATTAGAAGATGGAAAAGCGATCGGCAAAATTGCAGTTCGGATCGGAAATTAG
- a CDS encoding GAF domain-containing SpoIIE family protein phosphatase — protein sequence MSTIDSEARKYKSLLNTSTILNANLDLYQLLPLIMLYSKDLLEAEASSLFLLEEKDGFLYCEVALGEKGEIVQKYARLEPGQGIAGWVAKEKKAIILEDAYTDPRFNPALDQKTGFRTRSLVCVPLYIADKVIGTLEILNKSDNRSFESSDVEVLNSLSEMAAIAIKNAQAHEALKKRVLELRLLYEFEKLTVAEKSINELGNWLLDKVLEFLEAKAGTIYIADPTLEVLRVLAARGIPEEAIHNIQVPYGEGISGWVAREKQSLLIQNLDEDPRYDKSAKYKFEANSLISAPLLFRGELLGVISVNNKYSGFAFTHADLEMLGAIANRLSVTIKNANLFHKVLDTDRELKRAREVMHKILPSSLPYVGGLEFGVQHIPYDNVGGDFYNILKLDENRSAVLIADVSGHGLSASVVATVIHTVVSTFDSETLGSPSKFFTALNYALYNKLAGNFLTAFYAIIHTGTNTMSYTNAGHNPPILYRKSEGSSLHLETKGKLVGVIPDLFFEEYVTAFQPQDRLVLYTDGLTEHSNADRTRRYSEDLLTLAVRNHSQSHSAEAAESLIKECRTYCHRSDFEDDVTLLIVDRV from the coding sequence ATGTCCACTATTGACTCGGAAGCCAGAAAATACAAAAGCCTACTGAACACGAGTACGATCCTAAACGCTAACCTGGACCTTTACCAACTTCTTCCTTTAATCATGTTGTATTCCAAAGACCTATTGGAAGCGGAAGCAAGCTCCCTATTTTTATTAGAGGAGAAGGACGGATTTTTATACTGCGAAGTTGCCTTGGGCGAAAAAGGAGAGATCGTCCAAAAATATGCTAGGTTAGAACCTGGGCAGGGAATCGCGGGCTGGGTAGCCAAAGAAAAAAAAGCAATCATACTAGAAGACGCATACACTGACCCAAGATTTAATCCTGCTTTGGATCAAAAAACAGGATTTAGGACCAGATCACTTGTATGCGTTCCTTTATACATTGCGGACAAAGTGATCGGAACTCTCGAAATTTTGAACAAATCGGACAACAGAAGTTTCGAATCCTCGGATGTAGAGGTTCTCAACTCACTTTCCGAAATGGCTGCAATCGCAATCAAAAATGCCCAAGCTCATGAAGCTCTAAAAAAGAGAGTGTTAGAACTCCGGCTACTTTACGAATTCGAAAAATTAACAGTCGCAGAAAAGAGCATCAACGAATTAGGAAATTGGCTTTTAGACAAAGTACTCGAATTTTTAGAAGCAAAAGCGGGAACCATCTACATAGCAGACCCCACTTTAGAAGTACTAAGAGTTTTAGCTGCCAGAGGGATTCCGGAAGAAGCCATCCATAATATACAAGTCCCCTATGGAGAAGGAATTTCAGGCTGGGTCGCAAGAGAAAAACAAAGCCTACTCATCCAAAATCTGGACGAAGATCCAAGATACGATAAAAGTGCTAAATATAAATTCGAAGCAAACTCACTCATCTCCGCTCCTCTATTATTTAGGGGAGAATTACTGGGAGTTATCAGCGTAAATAATAAATACTCTGGATTTGCATTCACACATGCAGATCTAGAAATGTTGGGCGCGATCGCAAATAGACTTAGTGTCACTATCAAGAACGCAAATCTATTCCATAAAGTTTTAGATACGGATAGAGAATTAAAACGCGCCAGAGAAGTAATGCATAAGATACTTCCTTCTAGTCTTCCTTATGTGGGGGGCCTGGAATTTGGAGTGCAACATATCCCTTACGATAATGTAGGTGGAGATTTTTATAATATTCTAAAATTAGATGAAAACCGAAGCGCGGTTCTTATTGCAGACGTTTCGGGTCACGGGCTTTCTGCTTCCGTTGTAGCAACAGTCATTCATACCGTAGTCAGCACATTCGATTCGGAAACATTAGGAAGTCCTTCCAAGTTTTTCACTGCACTCAACTATGCATTGTATAATAAATTAGCCGGGAATTTCCTAACCGCATTTTATGCGATCATTCATACAGGCACAAATACGATGTCTTATACGAACGCAGGTCATAATCCTCCTATCCTATATAGAAAATCGGAAGGGAGTTCCTTACATCTAGAGACAAAGGGAAAATTAGTCGGAGTGATCCCGGATCTTTTCTTTGAAGAATATGTAACCGCTTTCCAACCCCAAGATAGATTGGTATTGTACACTGACGGACTCACTGAACACTCCAACGCGGACAGAACCAGAAGATATAGCGAAGACTTACTTACTCTAGCAGTCAGAAATCATTCTCAATCCCATTCAGCGGAAGCCGCCGAAAGTTTGATTAAAGAATGTAGGACCTATTGTCATAGATCCGATTTCGAAGATGATGTCACTCTTTTGATCGTAGACAGAGTTTAA
- a CDS encoding TetR/AcrR family transcriptional regulator has product MSKRKSELGQPEGPFERIASTAVRLMYSQGYAGTSINQVIDESESHKASFYRYFQTKEDLGKEYLERQGKDFQDGWERLMERSETPEEFVHRWMALLKKQVKSGKYFGCPLARFMGSLDKPEPNLAERSSSVLESWTSCLENYFEKNKKALILPANFDSRKKAELFLKLFQGNSQFYVMTHDPKYFNELEEEMLSNLN; this is encoded by the coding sequence ATGAGCAAACGAAAATCGGAGCTGGGCCAGCCAGAAGGTCCCTTCGAAAGAATAGCATCCACTGCTGTTCGCTTAATGTATTCTCAAGGATACGCTGGGACCTCCATTAACCAGGTGATCGACGAATCAGAATCTCATAAGGCAAGTTTTTACAGATATTTCCAAACCAAAGAAGATCTGGGAAAAGAATACTTAGAAAGACAAGGCAAGGATTTTCAAGACGGCTGGGAAAGGCTGATGGAAAGATCCGAAACTCCGGAAGAGTTCGTACATAGATGGATGGCTCTTTTAAAAAAACAGGTCAAATCCGGAAAATATTTCGGATGTCCTCTTGCTCGATTTATGGGAAGTTTAGATAAACCTGAACCTAATCTAGCTGAAAGAAGTTCGTCCGTATTAGAATCCTGGACCTCTTGTTTAGAAAATTATTTTGAAAAGAATAAGAAGGCTCTTATACTTCCTGCAAATTTCGATTCCAGAAAAAAAGCGGAACTATTTCTAAAATTATTCCAGGGGAATTCCCAATTTTACGTGATGACCCACGATCCCAAATATTTTAACGAATTAGAAGAAGAAATGCTCTCGAACCTAAACTAA
- a CDS encoding metallophosphoesterase — protein sequence MEFDLQRLVIFLSVFTVILLIGYSYATSRLIAPFELGTFQKVSLWIGVVFLVLLTPSAYLLSLFFRETQWQKFWAYAAFTTLGFATIVVSFVVFKDLGNLVWKGVIYLSDLLQSKSISVASAETEALFGSEKFGRGDFLARFSSFALLGLAGGLTAFGFYQAKKTPTVKHVKIKVKDLPDGLHGFKIAQLSDIHIGPTIKGNFLEGVVSKTNSLEPDLVAITGDLVDGTVNMLKHHVSPLKNLESKYGTFFVTGNHEYYSGVIAWIRELEDLGINVLLNQNKLIDHNGAKIAVAGVTDYKAHTVIPGHRTDPKQASLGTENAHYKVLLAHQPNSIFEAAKVGYDLQLSGHTHGGQYFPGNVFIHLFQKFVAGLSKWEETQLYVSRGTGYWGPPLRIGAPSEITLLVLEKQS from the coding sequence ATGGAGTTCGATTTGCAAAGGTTAGTGATTTTTCTCAGTGTTTTTACCGTAATCCTTTTGATAGGTTATTCTTATGCGACCAGTCGTTTGATCGCACCTTTCGAACTCGGAACTTTTCAAAAGGTTTCTCTTTGGATCGGAGTGGTTTTTCTAGTCCTTCTTACCCCTAGTGCTTATCTTTTAAGTTTATTTTTCAGGGAAACCCAGTGGCAAAAATTCTGGGCTTACGCCGCATTTACCACTTTGGGGTTTGCAACCATTGTAGTTTCTTTCGTTGTCTTTAAGGATCTGGGAAACTTGGTTTGGAAAGGTGTTATCTATCTTTCGGACCTTCTACAATCCAAAAGTATTTCTGTCGCATCAGCCGAAACCGAGGCATTATTCGGATCGGAAAAATTCGGAAGAGGGGACTTTTTAGCCAGATTTTCTTCCTTTGCACTTTTGGGGCTTGCGGGTGGATTGACTGCCTTCGGATTTTACCAGGCTAAAAAAACTCCCACTGTTAAACATGTGAAGATCAAGGTGAAAGATCTGCCTGACGGTTTGCATGGTTTCAAGATTGCACAACTTTCCGATATCCATATTGGGCCTACGATCAAAGGGAATTTTTTAGAAGGTGTAGTCTCTAAAACAAATTCTTTGGAGCCGGATCTAGTTGCGATCACTGGAGATTTGGTAGATGGAACGGTAAACATGTTGAAACACCATGTTTCTCCTCTAAAAAATCTGGAATCCAAGTATGGTACATTCTTCGTGACCGGGAACCATGAGTATTATTCCGGAGTGATTGCCTGGATCAGAGAATTAGAGGATCTTGGGATCAATGTATTATTAAATCAGAATAAACTAATAGATCATAATGGAGCTAAGATTGCCGTCGCGGGTGTGACGGATTATAAGGCTCATACTGTGATCCCGGGTCATAGGACAGATCCTAAACAAGCTTCTCTCGGAACGGAAAACGCTCACTATAAGGTGTTACTCGCTCACCAACCTAATTCGATTTTTGAAGCTGCCAAGGTTGGATATGATCTTCAGCTCTCAGGCCATACTCACGGGGGCCAATATTTCCCAGGGAATGTGTTCATCCATCTATTCCAAAAGTTCGTGGCCGGCTTGAGTAAATGGGAAGAGACCCAACTTTATGTGAGCAGAGGAACTGGATATTGGGGTCCTCCTTTAAGAATAGGTGCTCCTTCCGAGATCACTCTGCTTGTTTTGGAAAAACAGTCTTAG
- a CDS encoding LysR family transcriptional regulator: MERMNLDSIADLEIFEAVCKEGSFAKAAKRTRNSVPSISKRISRLEKSLKIILFNRTTRSMQLTEAGQNFLIRCERILSEIREAEKEAGKEKEMKGKIRMTAALPFANRILPECISEFSNLYPEISIEIVFSNEKSNLIYEQFDLAFRIMKPLSSPKCLRILPNPVIAVANPGYLDRVGTPTNIEELSKHKIMYVDEHSQIRIPKTKKRLMDLSSERQIKSNHATFLCEYAVNGGSGILFRSFWDVESNLRSGKLKRVLPNLILDSETMGCILFPAENISKRVQRFSGFLEEKIPFYPLEMK, from the coding sequence ATGGAAAGAATGAATTTGGACAGTATAGCAGATCTGGAAATATTCGAAGCTGTTTGTAAAGAAGGCAGTTTCGCTAAAGCTGCGAAACGAACTCGAAATTCGGTACCTTCGATAAGCAAAAGAATTTCAAGATTGGAAAAATCTCTAAAAATTATTTTGTTCAACCGAACTACAAGATCTATGCAGTTAACCGAAGCCGGTCAAAACTTTTTGATCCGATGCGAAAGAATACTTTCCGAAATCAGAGAGGCGGAAAAGGAAGCTGGAAAAGAAAAAGAGATGAAAGGCAAGATTAGAATGACAGCGGCTCTTCCTTTTGCGAATAGAATTCTGCCCGAATGTATTTCCGAATTCTCGAATTTATATCCTGAAATTTCCATTGAAATCGTTTTCTCAAACGAAAAATCAAATCTGATTTACGAACAATTCGATCTTGCTTTCAGGATCATGAAACCGCTTAGCAGCCCGAAATGTCTGCGAATTCTGCCCAACCCTGTAATTGCAGTAGCGAATCCCGGCTACCTGGATCGAGTTGGAACTCCTACAAATATAGAAGAATTATCAAAACATAAAATTATGTACGTGGACGAACATTCACAGATCAGAATTCCTAAAACCAAAAAACGTTTAATGGATCTAAGCTCTGAAAGACAAATCAAATCGAATCATGCGACTTTTCTTTGCGAATACGCAGTCAATGGGGGTTCTGGAATCCTTTTTAGATCGTTTTGGGATGTGGAAAGTAATCTACGTTCGGGAAAACTAAAAAGAGTTTTACCAAATTTAATATTGGATTCGGAAACTATGGGCTGTATTCTTTTTCCAGCGGAGAATATTTCGAAACGTGTACAAAGGTTTTCCGGATTTTTGGAGGAAAAAATTCCTTTCTATCCCCTGGAAATGAAATAG
- a CDS encoding LIC10816 family protein produces the protein MDTVTIFALALLAVPVFARFARVSKDAMNRYHLIGLGGLFLILGEATKITATKVTPIAAVLPMIDIATAILAYAGVLFGVVWLSLYYVKHPNEI, from the coding sequence ATGGATACAGTGACCATCTTCGCATTAGCGCTTTTGGCTGTTCCTGTGTTTGCCCGGTTTGCCCGAGTATCCAAGGATGCGATGAATCGCTATCACCTAATCGGATTGGGAGGTCTTTTCCTAATTCTTGGTGAAGCTACGAAGATTACTGCGACTAAAGTTACACCTATAGCAGCAGTTCTTCCTATGATTGATATCGCAACTGCGATCCTAGCTTACGCGGGGGTACTTTTCGGGGTAGTATGGCTATCGCTCTACTACGTCAAACACCCGAACGAAATCTAA
- a CDS encoding DsbA family protein has product MSLEFKRPDTKHSILYVADPICAWCYGFSPIFEKIREKYSDKIEFTLVLGGLKYGPEVEIFSEDVTEKLKYLWKEVERVSKRSFHYDILQNRNIQYDSEPGSRAVITAQRINPSLSFAFLDKLLEGFHSKGKDPGSFETYSEIASELSIPLDEFKELYYREETLLETRNDFNYGYILGVTGFPCLVFSDGLDRGILTKGYSSFEEVDGLLGDYFRSIGQY; this is encoded by the coding sequence GTGAGCCTAGAATTCAAACGCCCGGATACCAAACATTCCATCCTTTACGTAGCCGATCCAATCTGTGCCTGGTGTTACGGCTTCTCTCCTATTTTTGAAAAGATCAGAGAAAAATACTCGGATAAGATAGAATTCACATTAGTGCTCGGTGGATTAAAATACGGTCCCGAAGTGGAAATATTCTCGGAAGATGTTACTGAAAAATTAAAATACCTTTGGAAGGAAGTAGAAAGGGTTTCCAAAAGAAGTTTCCACTACGATATACTCCAAAATCGTAATATTCAGTATGATTCCGAGCCTGGCTCCAGGGCTGTCATTACAGCTCAAAGGATCAATCCTAGTCTATCTTTCGCTTTTTTAGATAAACTATTAGAGGGTTTTCATTCTAAAGGAAAAGATCCAGGTAGTTTTGAAACTTATTCAGAAATTGCTTCCGAACTTTCTATACCTTTGGATGAATTTAAAGAATTATACTATAGAGAAGAGACCCTCTTGGAAACCAGAAACGATTTCAATTATGGATATATATTAGGTGTAACCGGTTTTCCTTGTTTAGTATTTTCAGACGGCTTGGATAGAGGCATCTTAACCAAAGGATATTCTTCTTTTGAAGAAGTAGACGGGCTATTAGGAGATTATTTTAGATCTATAGGACAATATTAA
- a CDS encoding phage holin family protein: MYRLLFSVLLQSLVVVFVFPLIDSGFRVSTNVWDVIVIVLFFGFLNFVLRWFLVLVTFGVGYLVYLLTLGIAGLVVNAIVLFWIANIFPDKIFVPGFWAAFWGGAILTLANYVAKRESREEYSRSDRKKKKSY; this comes from the coding sequence ATGTACAGACTTCTTTTTTCCGTTTTACTCCAATCCTTGGTAGTAGTATTCGTTTTTCCTCTGATCGATTCAGGATTTCGTGTCAGCACTAATGTTTGGGACGTAATAGTAATCGTTCTATTTTTCGGATTTTTAAATTTTGTTTTGAGATGGTTCCTTGTCCTAGTCACTTTCGGCGTGGGGTATTTGGTTTATCTTTTGACATTAGGAATCGCCGGTCTTGTGGTGAATGCTATCGTTCTATTCTGGATCGCTAATATATTTCCCGATAAAATATTCGTGCCTGGTTTTTGGGCCGCTTTCTGGGGAGGAGCAATTCTAACCTTGGCAAATTACGTGGCTAAAAGAGAGAGCAGAGAAGAATATTCCAGATCAGATCGTAAAAAGAAAAAATCCTATTAG
- the epsC gene encoding serine O-acetyltransferase EpsC, with protein MIREIQAIFKNDPAARGLEFILYPGLHSILMHKYIAYPLYQIRLKFLARFISQFNRFLTGIEIHPGAKIGSGLFIDHGMGIVIGGTAEIGDDCILFHGVTLGGTGNHQGKRHPTVGNNVLIGARATVLGPVHVGNNVKIGAEAVIIDHDIPDNCTVVGAPGKIVRLKGKKVKISLKKTKLV; from the coding sequence ATGATTCGAGAGATCCAAGCAATTTTTAAGAACGACCCGGCAGCCAGGGGATTGGAATTTATACTCTATCCTGGGTTACATTCCATTCTGATGCATAAGTATATTGCATATCCTTTATATCAGATAAGATTAAAGTTTTTAGCCAGATTCATTTCCCAATTCAATCGTTTCCTTACTGGAATTGAGATCCATCCAGGCGCAAAGATAGGAAGCGGATTATTCATAGATCATGGAATGGGGATCGTAATCGGCGGGACCGCAGAGATTGGTGACGATTGTATTTTATTTCATGGAGTTACCTTAGGCGGAACAGGAAACCACCAAGGAAAACGTCATCCTACCGTTGGGAATAATGTGCTTATAGGAGCAAGGGCAACAGTTTTAGGTCCGGTTCACGTAGGAAATAATGTGAAGATCGGTGCAGAGGCAGTGATCATAGACCACGATATTCCGGATAATTGTACCGTCGTGGGCGCTCCAGGAAAAATTGTCCGATTAAAAGGGAAGAAGGTCAAGATCTCTCTTAAAAAAACAAAATTAGTTTAG
- a CDS encoding M14 family metallopeptidase, giving the protein MDRKTAGPYVRDSVDVLSYYLETYEACRKAFLSYKKQLKSKFERFDYECLQIPKDGGELDVYCLGEKKKPAKRLVIMSSGIHGVEGFAGSAFQRRWIEEFLLDDKSPYKLPKNSDFLILHGINAHGFKNFLRVNERNVDLNRNFALKREKLHKKFKNKKYRKIQSFLNPGSEFGNFLFEYVFFIIRFLGVVIRFGAKYVLDAAVNGQYEFPKGIYYGGRKPEPVVRILRKYFKKVLKPYERILILDFHTGYGEKNGISLMQNAEKGSREDKNLKKVFGDFGLLLNEGEEDFYRTSGDFTDFFGKILTKGKDLFPITVELGTFGNLSVRGAIRGSFLMISENRIRFHGSKSESEADKVREEFKQMFYPNREDWRLAAMDHVFGIVPEAITRFSKL; this is encoded by the coding sequence TTGGACCGGAAAACGGCGGGTCCGTATGTTCGTGATTCAGTGGACGTATTATCGTACTATTTGGAAACCTACGAAGCCTGTAGAAAGGCCTTCTTATCCTACAAAAAGCAGTTAAAATCCAAGTTCGAACGTTTTGACTATGAATGTCTGCAGATCCCAAAAGATGGGGGAGAATTGGATGTTTATTGTTTAGGAGAAAAGAAAAAGCCTGCAAAACGTCTAGTCATCATGAGCTCAGGCATCCATGGAGTGGAAGGATTTGCGGGTTCCGCATTCCAACGCAGATGGATCGAGGAATTTCTACTGGATGACAAAAGTCCTTATAAACTTCCTAAAAATTCCGATTTTCTGATCTTGCATGGGATCAATGCTCACGGTTTCAAAAATTTCCTGAGAGTGAACGAAAGGAATGTGGATTTAAACCGTAACTTCGCTTTAAAAAGAGAGAAACTACACAAGAAGTTCAAAAACAAAAAATACAGAAAGATCCAAAGTTTCTTAAATCCCGGTTCGGAGTTCGGTAATTTTTTATTCGAGTATGTATTCTTCATTATCCGGTTTTTGGGAGTAGTGATCCGTTTCGGTGCAAAATATGTTTTAGATGCAGCAGTAAACGGTCAGTACGAATTTCCAAAAGGGATCTATTATGGTGGTAGAAAACCAGAGCCTGTCGTAAGAATTTTAAGAAAGTATTTTAAAAAAGTTCTTAAACCATACGAGCGTATTTTGATTTTGGACTTTCATACCGGTTATGGAGAAAAAAACGGGATCAGTCTCATGCAAAATGCAGAGAAAGGTTCTAGAGAAGATAAAAATTTAAAAAAGGTATTCGGTGATTTCGGTCTTCTTTTAAATGAAGGAGAAGAGGATTTTTATAGAACTTCGGGAGATTTTACCGACTTCTTCGGGAAAATCCTAACAAAGGGTAAAGATCTATTTCCGATCACTGTAGAGCTCGGGACCTTCGGCAATTTGAGTGTTCGGGGTGCGATCCGTGGAAGTTTCCTAATGATCAGCGAGAATCGTATCCGCTTTCACGGTTCCAAATCGGAATCAGAAGCGGATAAAGTAAGGGAAGAATTTAAACAAATGTTCTATCCGAATCGGGAAGACTGGAGACTGGCCGCAATGGATCACGTTTTCGGAATCGTTCCGGAAGCGATTACCAGATTTTCTAAATTATAA
- a CDS encoding zinc-dependent alcohol dehydrogenase, protein MQQLLFSKRNRVEWEEVPDPKLSGPNQALVRPLAVARCDLDLPILRGQTLFRPPFPLGHEFVGEILETSEELSSLFPKGTRVAVPFQISCGHCANCETGLTKSCSTVPHTSAYGMGKGAKEFGGAISDSVLVPYAKEMLIPFSNKTDPAAIASISDNIVEAWKLVGIHLQQNKNKSVLVLGGFASSIGLYTAALAKHMGAADLVYVDTDKKRLEIAESYGVKVEQVASFPKSLGKFDIVADANGTAEGWDCGLRSLGIEGEFGSASIFWTNNIPIPYLELYNNGATIRLGRVRSREWIPEILRLVEEEGFDPSKVTTRKASWSEAADAFLEEETKLIVVR, encoded by the coding sequence ATGCAACAATTGCTATTTTCTAAAAGAAATCGGGTAGAATGGGAAGAAGTCCCGGATCCTAAACTTTCCGGACCGAACCAGGCACTGGTCCGTCCCTTGGCGGTTGCCAGATGCGATTTGGATCTTCCCATTTTAAGAGGACAAACATTATTCCGTCCACCTTTTCCTTTGGGTCATGAGTTCGTAGGAGAAATATTAGAAACTAGTGAAGAGTTATCTTCACTCTTTCCTAAAGGAACTCGTGTTGCGGTTCCATTCCAAATTTCCTGCGGACATTGTGCTAATTGTGAAACAGGCCTGACTAAAAGTTGTAGCACCGTTCCTCATACGAGCGCTTACGGAATGGGAAAAGGTGCAAAAGAATTTGGCGGGGCTATTTCCGATTCTGTTTTGGTTCCATATGCAAAAGAGATGTTAATACCTTTTTCTAATAAGACCGATCCTGCAGCGATCGCAAGTATCAGTGATAATATTGTGGAAGCATGGAAGTTAGTAGGTATACATCTCCAACAAAATAAGAATAAGTCCGTTTTAGTTCTCGGAGGTTTTGCCTCTAGCATTGGTTTGTATACTGCCGCTCTTGCAAAACATATGGGTGCCGCGGATCTCGTATACGTGGACACAGATAAAAAACGTTTAGAGATCGCTGAATCTTATGGCGTAAAAGTGGAGCAGGTCGCTTCTTTCCCGAAAAGTTTAGGTAAGTTTGATATAGTAGCGGACGCAAACGGAACTGCAGAAGGTTGGGACTGCGGTCTCAGATCTCTTGGAATAGAAGGTGAATTCGGATCAGCTTCTATCTTCTGGACTAATAATATTCCGATCCCTTATTTAGAATTATATAATAATGGAGCCACAATTCGTTTGGGTAGAGTTAGATCCAGAGAATGGATCCCTGAAATTTTGAGATTAGTAGAAGAGGAAGGTTTCGATCCTTCTAAGGTCACCACACGTAAGGCATCTTGGTCGGAAGCGGCAGATGCTTTCTTGGAAGAGGAGACTAAGTTGATCGTAGTCAGATGA
- a CDS encoding DoxX family protein — protein sequence MERWHDWLETHRDWWIDMVRVYLGGVLVYKGLAFLADTDALIRLMELNNAPYASTLLAHYIVIAHICGGVLLMVGLLTRFSAILQLPVLVGAVLFIHAREGFVSAGSNLPYASMILLLLLHFSLYGSGRISADFYIETHKSV from the coding sequence ATGGAAAGATGGCATGATTGGTTAGAGACTCATCGGGATTGGTGGATCGATATGGTCCGCGTATATTTGGGCGGGGTTCTGGTGTATAAGGGACTTGCATTCCTTGCGGATACGGACGCGCTTATCCGGCTCATGGAATTGAATAATGCTCCTTACGCTTCTACATTATTAGCCCATTATATAGTGATCGCTCACATTTGTGGTGGTGTGCTGCTGATGGTAGGACTTCTGACTAGATTCTCTGCGATTTTACAATTGCCTGTACTAGTCGGGGCAGTTTTGTTCATCCATGCAAGAGAAGGTTTTGTGTCCGCAGGATCAAATCTGCCTTACGCATCCATGATCCTACTTTTACTTTTACACTTTTCCTTGTATGGATCCGGTCGTATCTCGGCGGATTTTTATATAGAAACACATAAGAGTGTTTAA